The proteins below are encoded in one region of Metabacillus dongyingensis:
- a CDS encoding ROK family protein, with protein sequence MLGAIEAGGTKFVCAVGDENGIITDRIQISTTVPAETMPKVFDFFNKYPVKAIGIGSFGPIDVNQDSSTYGYITSTPKTAWKDYPFVQALKDSFSVPIGFNTDVNAAALGEATFGAAKGLDSCLYITVGTGIGAGAIVQEKLLQGLSHPEMGHILVRRHPNDNYQGKCPYHHDCLEGLAAGPAIEARWGDKGVNLVDRMEVWDMEGYYIAQALMQYILILSPKRIILGGGVMNQEQVFPNTYKYLKELVNEYVALPELSEYIVRPGLGDNAGITGALMLAHQAFLMEKQS encoded by the coding sequence ATGTTAGGTGCAATCGAAGCAGGTGGAACAAAGTTTGTTTGTGCTGTTGGTGATGAAAATGGAATAATTACAGATCGAATTCAGATTTCAACCACTGTACCAGCGGAAACAATGCCAAAGGTGTTTGACTTTTTTAATAAATATCCTGTTAAAGCAATTGGGATTGGATCATTCGGGCCAATCGATGTAAACCAAGATAGTTCTACTTACGGATATATTACATCGACGCCTAAAACGGCATGGAAAGATTATCCTTTTGTGCAAGCATTAAAAGACTCCTTTTCTGTACCAATTGGATTCAATACAGACGTTAATGCTGCAGCCTTGGGAGAAGCTACCTTTGGCGCTGCTAAAGGATTGGACAGCTGCTTGTACATTACCGTTGGTACAGGAATTGGAGCAGGAGCTATTGTTCAGGAGAAACTCCTTCAAGGGCTTTCACACCCTGAAATGGGACATATCCTTGTGAGGCGTCATCCGAATGATAATTATCAAGGAAAGTGCCCTTATCATCACGATTGCTTAGAAGGTCTTGCTGCCGGACCTGCTATTGAAGCTCGCTGGGGCGACAAAGGTGTTAACCTTGTTGATCGGATGGAGGTTTGGGATATGGAAGGCTACTATATTGCCCAAGCTCTCATGCAGTATATTTTAATTTTATCACCAAAAAGGATTATTCTTGGTGGAGGAGTCATGAACCAGGAGCAAGTATTTCCTAATACTTACAAGTATTTAAAAGAACTAGTTAACGAGTATGTTGCTTTACCTGAGCTTTCTGAGTATATTGTTCGTCCAGGTTTAGGGGATAACGCAGGAATTACTGGAGCCCTTATGCTTGCTCATCAAGCATTTCTAATGGAAAAGCAAAGTTAA